The Gloeobacter morelensis MG652769 genome contains the following window.
GATTACGTCTCCTTCGGCTCCACCACGTTCAAGCGGCGGGATCTGGCCAAGGGGTTCGAGCCGGACGATTGTTTTTACATCCGCAACTTTGCTGCGATGGTCGGCAGGCAGCGCCTCGATCTCAGGCGGGATCCGCCCCCCGAGCTCTCGATTGAAGTCGATGTCACCTCCCGCACCCAGCTCGATGTGTACTGCGCAATGGGGGTGCCTGAACTGTGGCGTCTGGAGGCGGGGCAGTTGCGCATCGACGTGCTGCGGGAGGGTGAGTATATCGAGGCGGAACAAAGCTCCACTTTCCCGGACCTGCCGCTCAAGGAAAACCTGTCCCGGTTTTTGGCCATGGCCCAGAGTGAAGGACCGCGTCTGGCCCTCAAAACCTTCCGCCAATGGGTGCGCGAGCAAATCGCCGCTCAGGACTAAGCAAGCATTGCAAAACGCATTGCTAAATATTTCTAAATTTTGGGCAGCGTGCGCCACGAAAAGGGCCGCCTTGAACCCACCTGAGATGATTGCACCGGTGCCCCGTTCACCGCGCGTGTACACGTTGACGGGGACCGGAGGCTCAAGTTTAATTAGAACGGCCCTTTTA
Protein-coding sequences here:
- a CDS encoding Uma2 family endonuclease; the encoded protein is MGVTLQLSQVQVQPGQRLVLEEVSWQQFEDILEELGDHRGSRLTYSEGTLEIRMPLPEHEKNKVILGDLVKVLLDELEIDYVSFGSTTFKRRDLAKGFEPDDCFYIRNFAAMVGRQRLDLRRDPPPELSIEVDVTSRTQLDVYCAMGVPELWRLEAGQLRIDVLREGEYIEAEQSSTFPDLPLKENLSRFLAMAQSEGPRLALKTFRQWVREQIAAQD